atgaaATCGAGGTTGTGGGTTGGCTTCCCATGTCATCACTTCAACTTTTGTTATATCAAATAGGCCACTGCCCCCAAGGACTTTAGTAGTCTGGTGGAGATGACCTGTggcaccatctctctctctctgcattcATATATGAAAGATAAGAAAGAATCAAGTCACCCAATAAACTCAAACCTATCGAAATCACGAGAGAAATTATCAATCgcacaaagagaaaacctcCAAATGCCACTGGCCAGAAATATCCACAACATGCTGTCTAAATGTCACCGACTGATGGCTTTTTTATTACAACCTTCATAAGACAGAAAGATATATATGATTCACTCGAAGAGCCACGTAAAACTATTGACAATAATGAACCTATATCTAGCAAAATATAAGTGAGATagcccaaaaatataaaacccaACGTACACATGACAAAATACTAAAGCCTATCGTAACCACGTGGGTGGTTGCGACGTATACAATTACCAATAAGAatgaattaagttttttttattaaggtCGAATATCTTGGTAATGCGCGGAGTTCCTGATTTTATTAAGAAAccaaccaaaatataaaaagagggAATGATTGCCCAACAATCACCCGAGAACAACCAAAGCAAAAACGAATAGTTTTCTAACTTTGACGTTGCTttcattactttaaaaaaatcttgCAAAGAACTGCATCTGTGTGGTTGAGGGTGCAATACACTCTAAGATCATATAATATGCAGCAAGCTTAGATTTTACAACACAGGTACACTAATCTTGATTACCAACACTGAAGAAAACCAACCCTCCATATCTTGGTAGAAAATTATATTGGAACTCATTTTTATTTGCAGACTGCCAATCTTAGGAAAGATGCCACCTAATTTCTTTTTGCAATCtatttcaatttatctcatctcattattacaactttttcaaatactcattcaaaataaaataaaaaatttaattttttcaaatttaataaaaataatattaaaaaaatatattttaataatattttatttaatttttaattttcatctcaatttatctcatttgtgaaaacaaattaTAGGATCTAAAGTGTTTAGGTTTCCATGAATGAAATACAAAATGAAACGGTGGTGGATGAGAAAAAAATTGCTCCCAATGAATAATCGAACCTGTCTGTCTTTGGGGCTGGCAGCTAGCAATGAGTACGTACATTTTGAATAATATCTCTATGGTTAACCCCCAGAGTACGGTTCATAGAACTGCACGAAAGATGAACTAATAGCGAAGGAAAGTAGCATTTGTGGACCAATTAATTTCACAcctgtttcttctttttttttttaaaaaaaataaaaataaaaatctatatatgtatatcgttatattaaattttaagtacCAGTACGGACTATCGAGAAACATTTAGAACTTAATTTGAAGGTAATTTTAGGTACAAGCATAGTGTGCCGGTGAAATACCAGGCCATAGTACGAGTTTGGTTCCACAGCTTGCTttatgattaaggctcaaaGTGCAACTCCTATTTTCTTTCCAGCAACCTAAAACtcagtaaaaaatatttatttccttGAACTGTATCGATCTCGGGAAAATTCAAGGGAATCGCTAACAGGGGCAGTACAATTTAAAGTCGTTACAAAAACCCATatggttaaaaaagaaaacgttTAATTATAAAAACAGACCAATTTCTCAGTTCACTCGCAGGGGATTCCGAGGtctagtttttttaaaaatgactaCTTCTACAATGCTATTTCGTCCAACAGAATTAGATGAAGCCAAATGGAGCAGAGCCTGGCAGGCTCGAGAGCTTTGAATAGGTACAAATCGTAtaaccaaaagtttgaaataaaaattgcatTTTTTAGTGACTCCCAAGTTGGGTATGAGGGTTTCGATTTCATTCCTCTGCATCAAATCTTCCCATCTATCAATCACAGCAAATAGAAAGCACCAGGTTGTTGTCCATATTTCAAAGTTCCACCAAAACACTCAATAAAACAGCAGCTTTATATGGGAAATAGAATGTTTGGAAGCAACGGCATAATAGCAAATCACAACAATTTACCTGGATTTTGAATCTTCAGTaagccttttctttttcttttttttcttttttcttttttcttttttttttttcgggagAAGGCAGGCCTTTACACTTGCCTCTGTCCTCCATTGTAAACAACACATACATGTATATAGACCGCAAACATGAAAAGTAGGCATCAGAATTGACAAACTATGTAACATAGAAGGTCTACAAACCAAATTGGAACTTGCCTGTTTACGATGTTTCATTCTTAGGTTTTACCTGCCTTTTATGAAGAAGACTCGTGAACCCTGCAAAAGGAATAGCACATGAAACTTATATTAACATTTGGTGAGCCAGAAACTTGCATCCCATTGAGCCCACTCTTTACGGGTGTGAAGAGAACTGACCTATCCCAAGGATCATTATGTATTAACCTTTTTCTAACAAGTCCCAAGAATCATCATTTCTCAACTACATGCAAAAAATCTCCAAATCCGCCTCCAAAAGCATCATGCACCAAAACAATTTCCCAGCAACCAGACCCTTAAAAGCTGGCATCTTTATAACCGACTTCAGCCATGAACTCAATCAGTATCGCtaaacatttcattttaaaatgaaactGCCAGGAAGCCAATGCAACTGCcaaatataacttttaaaaatgCATGTGTTTCAGTAGTACAGCCACACACATCATTGGAGCTGAAAAGGATAAGCACTATTGGGTGCACGCCAGATCCTATCCTTAAAACAGATGTCTCCATAATAACCAACCCGTGCCTAGCTAATAATGTTGCCGCAGATTCAGTAAAATATTCTGCTGTACTATCATTAGTCAATGCTGTTGTCAAGCAGTTCTACTAGCTCAAAGAATCATAGACAATCATGAAAATGAACACCAGATAGAAACAGCTTACTACTTCAATCAGACTCATCATAGCTAAAATTTCACAGATACAGATGAATATCACAACTAAGATATTATAAAGCTGAATATAGCAGGATATGCTGGTATCTGCTTTTAGATGGGCACAAGGATAAGTATCAATCCTGAAATTGAGATAACATGAGAGCTCCTGCTATATTCCAGCATAATCAGTTTGGTTTCAGAAGATAgactctttttttaatttttgatgttTCAGAAGATCAACACAATTCCATTAAAGTTAAaagaaccacaaaaatagacTACACAGCTGAGAAATATCATGTAAACAAATTCAACACTGATACAACAACTAGAGGCTGGGAGCAACAAGGTTTTCAGTTGACCGAAATGTGAActggaaaagaaaaacagaaaaaggcAATTCGGATATATAGGTTCATGGGTGCACAAGATATTAAGCTTGGGAAATTTGGAGTCGTGGACGTGGCAAATCTAGATGTGTAGAAGATCTCCACTCTAAGTAGAAGCGTCAAGGTAGGCCATCAGTATGTCAAACCCTGGTTCAACTGGTCTTCTGGTTTAGGCAGTAGGCTTCATCAAAAGAGGCAGTGGGCTGGCTTCAGGCTTCATAGATCTCAGCTGTTTCGTTGGGAAGGGAAAGGCAACAAAGGGAAAACAAGAGCATCAGAATTCTATACATAGGGAGATTGGACAGGTTATGATATCAAACTGTCATTAATAAGCGAGTGGGCTATGTTAGAGGAAATAGCTGGTTATATCAACAGACAAGAAAAGGATGAATGAAAACCAGACTCTACCTGCAGGTACCAACCAACAAACACTTAGTAACCATAGTTTCTCCGACGAGAAACAGGGGTCTGGCCTGACAACCTGGTAACAAAGGTAATATCAGACTCTAGGAGCTTCTGAGAGGACAATCGAAAACAATGACCATACAGATCAACGCTAGAAACTTCCAGCACACATACAAAAGAGTCTAAAGCAGACAATTATTTTGCATTATAGGACATGTAAAAAGAAACTTTATGGATTCATATTCAGAAAGGTTAAAGAAAATGGAGGATTTATACTGGCTGCCAACCTCAAGCATTCTTTCCACTGCATTTGGAGCAGAACTAATTAGCCAATAACCACTCATAAAAATGtacaaaaagcaaaaagaagCCACGGGCCAAGTATATAGATGaataatgaagaagaaaattattACCCAGAGCTACCAGTACGCCCTGAAGAATAACTGCCATAAGCTCCATAAGCACTGCCACTACCTCCAATCTACAAATCAAGCAAAATGTatccctcaaaaaaaaaaaaaaaaaaaaaaacgaaagcAACAGAAACTAATTCACATGTTTATTCACAAAAATTGGAAAATGAAACTGATTCACATATTTCAATGCATTGAATTGACTACTCGCTAACAAATAAAGTACAAGATTTAGATTAGCAGGGCAACAGAATGAAGACCACCCCTCATCTGGATGGGATTAATTTGTGTTTGTAGCAAGTCAAAAGGGTGTGTGTACGTGTGTTATACAGAATATGGAAAAATAACCAGGAAAGGGATTTTAGTGCTAGCATCTTGCTcggaataaatttaaaagtcaGTATACATCTATATGACCGGATAAGAAAATACCTGTGAGCCACCATAACCTCCATAACTATCAGCAGCTGCCAAGTCACCAGAGCCACCGTAGCCATCAGAATAAGTATGTCCACGTCCATGTCTTTTACTATCTCTACTCTCATAATTTATACCATCGGAACCTTCTGCTGACACAGGCAGATAAGGCAGAACGGGAAGGAATGTAGACACTGCACCCTCTCTATCAAAAACATTAGCTCTCAATCGTGTAACTACTTGTATAAGAGCATCCTTGGCAATATCTAGGTCTCCAGAAATCTGCTTATCAACATTAAGTAGCATCCAAATGAACAACACATATCAGTGAAATAATAATTAGGTAAATCAAACCATTTCTCTGTATACAAAAATGCATTGATGCTCATATGGGGCTCCCACACATTTTTTATGACAATATTTAGGAAAAGATACATTTCCAAAAACCCACACTGATACCTTACCTGCACCATCTCATCATCTTCAGATGCAACCTTGGGAAGGTTCTCCTTTGAGAGTATGCGAATATTAGCTTTGGTAAGTCTCCTCATCTCTGTTACAATGGATCCTCCTTTACCAATAAGGCAGCCAATTCGTGAAGTCGGGACAAGTAAGCGGGTTGTGAATGAGACAGCTCCTGAATCTCTTTCAACTTTCTCGCTGCACCTGGGTTGCAAGCGCACAGCTGCTTGTATGGTGGGAGAATACGTGTCTTCGAAGAACTGAAATAGCAGTCTAGAAATCCTTAGACCGCTGCCATGTTATACTTAAATTCATGTGCCCACAAAACATATACAAACATAGAGAAAAATTTACCTCCTTTGCTGAGATAGTTATTAAGCAGTCATCTCCTTCAGCAGCGGAACTATCAACTTTAATGACTGCCCCAGAATCCTGTCTGATCTGATTGATTATGACACCACCCTTGCCAATCACACCTCCAATGTTGCCAGTGGGACAAACTAGACGAAGAGAAAATTCTTTTGAAGATGATTCATCCCTTGGAGCCGAGTATAAGGAGCGCGACCAGTCTCCAGTATCACCCTTGTATCCTCCATAAGCACCCATCAGCGGCGCTATGCCCACAATTGGGGCACCAGCACTTGGACCCATTAATGAACCACCAGATGCATACACATTGGGCATAGCAGAAGTAAGCAGGTGCTGAGATCGTGATGGATTATCATGCAGGCGAGATGCAATTTGATGCAGAGCCTTCTTCACAACAGGGGCTTCCCCAGATATCTACAGCACATAACAAACATATGAGTAAGCACTCCAAATTATATGGTTCACTCCCCTACTCTATAACAATGACCTATATTAAGCcaataaaaactatttaaataataaacattgaaaaaaaaaaacctctaacACATTATTTCAAGCCTCTAGCATATATATTCTACAAGGAGAATGAATGCAAACAATTTAGTAAGAAATACTAACAATCCCATCATCAGTAAAACGGGTGGGTAGACATCTGCTCTCCctaatataaaagataaattttcttcagtaaaaaatttataatttcccACAACTGAACCTAAAATAGGTCCAAAAGAAGACGGCAACAAAAGcatataaattctattttagTGTGTAAATCCAAGCAAGATAAGAGACGTTTCAGCAAAATCTGACCAGATTACCTGTATGAGCTCATCAGAGTTCAAGGCACAAGGAGGCAAATGTTCATCCTTAAGAATGCGAATTTGGGCTCCAGTCTCACCACGAATATTCTGCACAATCTGTCCACCTTTTCCAATGACACAGCCAATCTGATCAGATGGAACAAGAAGCCGAGCAGTAACTTGGTGACCTCCATCAGAGTCCTCATCATCATGCAAATCTTCAGCAACAACTCTATCATGTACCTTGAAAAGAGCTTCCTGTGCCGGACAAACATGATTACCACTGTCTTCAAAGGCATTAGTCTCGTCACTGGAGCTGTAGATAGTAACAACACGCTCATCACATCCTGGCACTGTCTCGCCAATCCTAATCTTTGATTTAGTGTCTGCCCTCAACTGCTTGACAATTTCTCCTCCCCTACCAATAACACTTCCAATCTTTCTTACAGGGCACAAGTACCGGTAAACAGTATCTTCTGAATCGATAACAAATTGATCTCTATCATCACCGGGATTCCTCCTTTTACTCCCTCCATTGTCTGAATAGTCAGACTGAGAATGGGTTCTCTTGCCATAACTGTTCCTCTGACCGGCCATTAGAAGAACTGAATTGATATTCTGTTACTAATCAAAGCACAAATTGATAAGAAAAGATTCCACccgtttttttttaaatagctaCACACAGCCATATGGATTGGCAGACTTCAGTTCAACCAACAACTCAACAGGTATAGACACTCTTTTACAGGATAAGAAACGTTAGCACACGattgtattaataagaataggagGTACAAAAGGATAAGAAACTTGTATGACCGTATTTGCACAATAAAGATGTTATATTTAAAAGTGCTTGGGGGATAttgcaatgttttttttttttgatgaagtaGGAATCCATATATTGCAATCTCATATTCCCACACCAGTAGGCGtcttcaaataaaatttgaagatggtTTCCTGGTCCAGAATATGAagccaaaatcaaatataaccccaaataaaaaaaactgaaCTCTCTGAACGATCAGTTACACAATCAAAATAGTCATACCAGTGCATTCCATATTATCTAGTTAACACAGTCAGAAATTTCTTCGTTCGCCCCTAAACTAATAAGTTCCACCTAAACTATACAGAACAAACTCTTCCAGTTTATGGGGCCAACAACATTATTGAAAGTAAACCTTGAACTCCAAAATAGCATTGCATACAAATTTCAATCACACCGGGAACCACCCCAACTGTAATCGAACCAGGGTGGCCGTTTACTTTACTCCTTGCCACCGCTTCCTGACCCACCGAACCTAAAACGCAAGCTTTTTACACAGCCAATGTGAAATTCAATGCCCCTCAGCTAACGTACGTAAATTCATCCCACACATTCCTATCTGCATGTCGCACAATACTATCATTTTTCAAGATCATAGACcggaaaccttttttttttttaaatataagtaaGAGATTGTATTAACAAGAATAGGCATAACCCGGGTAGGGTATACAAGAGGTAACACCTAGTTAGGAGGCCAAATAGTCATTTCAACAAAAAGCTCGATAACAAATGTTGTTATCATttaaaagaactcctaaactACAAGAGAATTGGACCAGCTGTATAACAAAATCCATAAGTCTtagggggaaaaagaaaaagtcccCGGGGAAGTTGTCATAGAAATATTTTCCGTCGAGACAAACAGAAAATAATTAGAGAGAGTAACGTCGAATTCAAGGTCAACTCAGTTAAACTACACTGTTAATATAAAAAGGCCACGGATACGAACGGGTAGAGGCTAATCAAAGCGTAGATCTGAGTAATCAAAAGCCCCTTAAAACCTTAATTCCCCACCAaaaatttgggaaaaaaaaaaaaacaacaatttgCAGAGGATTTAAAGAAGATCGTGGTAGAAGGAAAAATGGTGGAGGTAGAGGAAAAAACAGGGTATATACCTTGATCTGGGTAAATATTTGGGGGGAACAAAATCTGTGCGGATGACGATTGTCGGATGAGAGTTCGCGCGAAGAGAAATCTGGCAACGTTCTCTGCGTTATTGATTTCTAGGGTTTTGACCAGACCTGCTTTTATTGAGATATTATTACAGGGGAATATTTAGACTTTCCTCCCCATatctttttacattttcaagTATTTCCCATTTTTTCCGCTTTTAATTAGTTCACCTTcttgttttccctttttaaaataaagggtgatttttaattatttgtcttTTGAAAAGTCAGTCTTACCCCTAAAAGTCTACAAGCATAATACTAGTATAAAAATTAAGAccaattaataataaactcgACAAATAATGTAAAAACTTTCGACATCAATtataatcaaaatttaattatattttaaccacGTTAATCAGATCTCCTCTAACATACTTTATATTCACATACTTTGTTATTAATTCAATCATCAACATCTCAATCATAATGTATTGTTTTTGTCTCACTAATAGTAGTCAAATGGGTCAAGCTCACAATCAAGcttcaaattaaattttcaagTCTCATTAATCCTCTTAGATCCGTTAAATACAAGCTTAGGCTCAAATTGTGccattgttaaatatttttctcacTAATATCCCCTCCAATATAACagcaaatttaataattattttttaatcattagcTAATCTTAAAGTTTTTAAATCCATTTAGGTGATCGTTCCATTTGAGACactgaaacaaaatattttgatattattgtgtTTTATGTAGAGATGGACTAAGGAGGATCGAGCAATGGAGTCACGAACTACAACAGAGGGGATCACACAATAGATTACAGGTTGCTACCTACGACGAATTTAAAAGGCTCGAGCTATGACGACATTGATTATGATAGTTACTCGTCGTTGGAGTATGGACTATGTACTTATGGAGAGTTGAGACAGACGTTAATTCAATTAGGAATTTTGTATAAACAAATGCAATTTTGGAGACTTCTTAAAGAGTTTTTCACGAGAAGGGAATTAGAAGATGAGGTATTACAAAAAGACCATTGAATGAAGTTCATTCACGCAATCAACGGTAATTTTGGACCAAAATATCAATTCTAGCTGGAATACCATAATCTAATAGGAATGGACCGAAATCAATTAGAATTTGAGCTAGTACAAAACATTGACCTATTCGTGTCGATTGTTATTTtgatacaaaaaattataacaattctAACTAAAacggaacggatttcaaaactttgactAATCCTTCAAATGCCACTAATAAAGACCTCCAtttaatttttgtgatttgaattactaaaattaaaatcataattttgatGATTAAGATCttgttatatgttattgatTTAAATGGAAATATTAAGAGATGTTAAAGTTTGATAGATTAATAGAGACCATTCTAACAatttaagatataaaaataggaaattatttctaaaatttagcATATCAATAAAAGAgatcatttttaaaagaaaactgagAGATTATTACTTCAGGAAAATGGGGCCGTGTTGTGAAGGATAAATCGGTAAATTGACCAAAAGAGAAGCAAACCAACTAATGCGCGCTAAGCTGCCGGCTACACCATCATTCCTTTCCTTGTGTAAAAGCCTCAGATTGGAGATTACACCTCAATCTTATCTACCTTGATCTTCCCCCAAACTTTCTCGGGAAAATCCTTTTGCTTTCTACACAGCCAAACAACGTCTATCTTTTTTTCCCCGAACATCCTAGATGTCGACATCGGGGCAGCCCCAGTTCCGATACACCCAAACCCCCTCGAAGGTCCTCCACCTCCGCAATCTTCCCTGGGAGTGCATCGAGGAGGAGCTCATCGAGCTTTGCAAGCCTTTCGG
This is a stretch of genomic DNA from Carya illinoinensis cultivar Pawnee chromosome 3, C.illinoinensisPawnee_v1, whole genome shotgun sequence. It encodes these proteins:
- the LOC122302441 gene encoding KH domain-containing protein HEN4-like isoform X2, with amino-acid sequence MAGQRNSYGKRTHSQSDYSDNGGSKRRNPGDDRDQFVIDSEDTVYRYLCPVRKIGSVIGRGGEIVKQLRADTKSKIRIGETVPGCDERVVTIYSSSDETNAFEDSGNHVCPAQEALFKVHDRVVAEDLHDDEDSDGGHQVTARLLVPSDQIGCVIGKGGQIVQNIRGETGAQIRILKDEHLPPCALNSDELIQISGEAPVVKKALHQIASRLHDNPSRSQHLLTSAMPNVYASGGSLMGPSAGAPIVGIAPLMGAYGGYKGDTGDWSRSLYSAPRDESSSKEFSLRLVCPTGNIGGVIGKGGVIINQIRQDSGAVIKVDSSAAEGDDCLITISAKEFFEDTYSPTIQAAVRLQPRCSEKVERDSGAVSFTTRLLVPTSRIGCLIGKGGSIVTEMRRLTKANIRILSKENLPKVASEDDEMVQISGDLDIAKDALIQVVTRLRANVFDREGAVSTFLPVLPYLPVSAEGSDGINYESRDSKRHGRGHTYSDGYGGSGDLAAADSYGGYGGSQIGGSGSAYGAYGSYSSGRTGSSGVHESSS
- the LOC122302441 gene encoding KH domain-containing protein HEN4-like isoform X1, which codes for MAGQRNSYGKRTHSQSDYSDNGGSKRRNPGDDRDQFVIDSEDTVYRYLCPVRKIGSVIGRGGEIVKQLRADTKSKIRIGETVPGCDERVVTIYSSSDETNAFEDSGNHVCPAQEALFKVHDRVVAEDLHDDEDSDGGHQVTARLLVPSDQIGCVIGKGGQIVQNIRGETGAQIRILKDEHLPPCALNSDELIQISGEAPVVKKALHQIASRLHDNPSRSQHLLTSAMPNVYASGGSLMGPSAGAPIVGIAPLMGAYGGYKGDTGDWSRSLYSAPRDESSSKEFSLRLVCPTGNIGGVIGKGGVIINQIRQDSGAVIKVDSSAAEGDDCLITISAKEFFEDTYSPTIQAAVRLQPRCSEKVERDSGAVSFTTRLLVPTSRIGCLIGKGGSIVTEMRRLTKANIRILSKENLPKVASEDDEMVQISGDLDIAKDALIQVVTRLRANVFDREGAVSTFLPVLPYLPVSAEGSDGINYESRDSKRHGRGHTYSDGYGGSGDLAAADSYGGYGGSQIGGSGSAYGAYGSYSSGRTGSSGLSGQTPVSRRRNYGY